The region TGATGGTGCTCGGCATCCGGTCCACCTCGGACATGTCGCCGTCGTAGTTGCGCACCAGCAGGTCGACCAACTGCCAACGGGAGGCCTCGGTGAGCAGTCGGGTGGACGGCTCGTAACCGGCCCGTAGCCCGTGCTCGGTGACGATCCGTCCCGCGTACGAGTGGTACGTGGAGACGGTGGGCTCGCCGGCGAGCGGATCGTCCAACGGATCCCGGCCCTGCCGACCGACTCTGCGGATCAGTTGGTCGAGGCGGGTACGGACCCGGTGGGCCAGTTCGCCAGCCGCCTTCCGGGTGAAGGTCAGCCCGAGGATCTGCTCCGGACGCACGTACGAGTTGGCCACCAACCAGACCACCCGCGCGGCCATCGTCTCGGTCTTACCCGACCCGGCGCCCGCGACCACCAGCAACGGCTCCACCGGGGCGGCGATGATCGCGGCCTGCTCCCGGGTGGGCGCCGGCAACCGCAGCAGCTTGGCCAGTTCCGTCGGCGTGTACCGGGGGCCGGAGTCCGCCAACCGCGGCGTCGGCGCGGGGCCCGCGCCGAACAGGGTGGGCTGGGTCACTGTGTCATCTCAGTTCGGGACTGCGGGGCTCGCGACACCGGCTCACTCCTTGCCCTCACGGGTTCTCCGAAGGACGGACGGTCGGCGGCTCGACCACCTGGCGTCCCTGCCCGGAGACCGGGCAACTGGTCCGCACCGGGCAGACCCGGCACTTCGAGTTGGCCACCGCGGCGAACGTGGCGGCTGCCATCGTATCGGCGGTGCGCCGGACCAGTGCCGTCGCCCAGCCGGCCGCCGGTCCTTCGCCGGCTGCCGGCTGGTTCTGCTCCCGGGCGTCCTTGGCGGAGGTGCCGAGCTGCACCAGCGCGGCGCCCCCGGACTCGTCGCCGAACTCGGCGAACGCCCCCGCCTCCACCGCCGCCTGGTAGGCGCCGAGCTGCGGGTGTTCGGCCAACTCGGCGCCGGTGACGGCGGTGGACTTGCCGGTCTTCAGGTCGATCACCACGAGCCGCCCGGCCTCGTCGACCTCCAACCGGTCGACCCGACCGGCCAGGTCGACGGGCCGGTTCGGATCGTCCAGGCGGACGGCGAACTCGTGCTCGATGGCGAGCAGCCGCCGCGGGTTGGTGGCCAACCAGCGCAGCAGCTTGTCGACCATCGCCTCGGCGCGCTCGCGCTCCGGCCCGGCCATCCACCGGGCGGCCAGCTCGATCGCGTCGAACCGGGCAGCCACGTAGTCGAGCAGGGCGCCCCGGTCGGCGCTGGCATCCTCGGCGAGCATCGCGGCGGCGTGAACCAGGTTGCCCACCCCCTGCGCCGTGCTGGTCGGGCCGCTGCCACCGTGCCGTTCCAGCAACCACCGCAGGCTGCACCGCAGTGCGCTCTCCATCGCCGACGGGGTGACCCGTACCGGCTTACCCTCGTCGACCAGCGGCCGGTCGTCGGAGAGCGCGCGCAACCCCCACCAGTCGTCAGGATGCGCACCAGGCACGCCGGCGGCGGCGAGCCGGGCCAGCTCGGCCGCCGCGGCGCGTCGCCGGCCCGCCGGCGCGGCCGGGTCGGTGATGGCGGTACGCAGTTCCGCGACCAGTGCCGGCAGGGTGAGCGCCCGGGGTGGACGGGTCACCGGCAGCGCACCGGGACGGTCCGACTCGCCGTCCCCGGTCCCGCCGTCGCGGTCTGTCCCGCCGTCACCGGCCCCGCCGTCGCCGACGTTGAATAGGTCATCGGCGGGCGCGTCGTCGCCAGCCCTGCCGTTGCCGCCAGCTCCGCCGTTGTCGCCAGCCCCGCCGTGGCCGCTCATACCGCCGTTGCTGCCAGCCCCGTCGCCGTCGGTCCTGCGCGGACCGGGCGCTGCCGCCGGGCCGGGCGCTGCCGCCGGGCCGGGAGGTGCCGTCGGGCCGGGCGGGCGGGTGCCGTCGGGCGGGCCGGTGCCGTCGGGCGGGCGGGTGCCGTCGGGCGGTCGGGGCGGCGTGCTGGGGACCAGCTCGTGCAGGAACCGGCTCGGCTGTTCCTCGTGGTCGTCCCCGCCGACGGCGGCCGAAGCGACGGCGCTGACCAGCAACCGGTGCCGGGCCCGGCTGATGGCGACGTGGAAGAGTCGGCGCTCCTCGTCCAGCAACGCGGAGGTCTGACCCACGACGTTCGCCACGGTCGCCCCGTCGACGGACCGCCCGGCCAACACGTCGACCAGCCGCTCGGAGCCGAGCAGGCTGCCGCGCAGTCGCAGGTCCGGCCAGATGCCCTCCTGCACGCCGGCCACCGCGACCAGGTCCCACTCCAGGCCCTTCGCGGCGTGCGCGGTGAGCAGGCGTACCGCCGCGCCCCGGTCGGCGGTCGGCGCGATGGTGTCGGCCGGCAGGTCCTGGGCGAGCACGTGGTCGAGGAAGACCTCGGTGCGGGCACCGGGTAGTCGGTCGGTGAACCGGGCCGCCGCGTCGAAGAGCACCAGCACGGCGTCCAGGTCGCGGTCTGCCGCCTCGGCCCGCCGCCGCCGGGCCAGGTCGCCCTCACCGGCCGCGGGCCGACCCTGGATGATCGCGCCCGCCCAGCGCTCGGCGAGGTTGCTGGCGTGCCAGACCGCCCAGAGCACGTCCTCGGCGGTCGACCCGGGTCGGGCGGCGGCGTCCCGTGCGCAGGCCAGCAGCCCGGACACCGCCTGCGCCGGCTCGGCCCAACGCCGGTCGATGTCGGCCAGCTCCGCCGGATCGCGCAGCGCCTCGACGATCAGCTCCCCGGACGGGCGGCGGTCGCCGCCGGCCAGCGCGAGCGCGCGGAGGCCCTGCCGCAGCCGCCGCTCGGCCAGCGGGTCGGCGCCGCCCAGCGGCGAGTGCAGCAACGCGACAGCCGCCTCCTCGTCCAGGCGGTCCGGTTCGAGCGCGCAGCGCAGCAGGAGGAGCAGCGGCGCGACCGCCGGTTGCAGGTGCAGGGGCAGGTCCTCGCCGTGCACCACGGTGGGTACGCCGGCCGCGTGCAGCGCCCGGCGCAGGGTGGGCAACTGCAACGCGGTGGACCGCACCAGGACCGCCATCCGCGACCACGGCACGCCGTCGAGCAGGTGGGCGGAGCGCAGCGAGTGGGCCAGCCAGGCGGCCTCGCTGGTCGCGGAGCGGAACGTGTGCACCTCGACCGTCCCGGGCGGCGCGTCCGGCAGCGGGTGCAGCCGGCGGTGCGCCGCCGGGCCACGCAGCCGGCGGCCCAGCCGGGCGACAGCCGCGAGCAGATCCGGCCCGGCCCGGTACGACGTGGTCAGCAACACCTGTGCGGCCGGCGCCCCGGAGGCGGTGCGGAAGCGGTGCGGGAACGTGGTCACCCCGGCCGGGTCGGCACCCCGGAAGGCGTACGTGGAGGAGTCGGGGTCGGCGAACGCGACGAGTGACGTGCCACCACCGGCGATGACCGAGAGCAGCTCCATCTGGGCGGGGTCGGTGTCGGCCAGCTCGTCGAGGTACACGTGGGCGAGCCGGCGACGCTCGGCGGCCAGCAGCTCCTCGTCGTCGCGCAGCAGCCCGGTGGCCGCCCGGACCAGCTCGGCCGGGTCGTACGCGATGGAGCCCCGGTTGCTGACGTCGCGCAGGGCGAGCACGGCGACGTACTCCCGCAGGAAGCGGGCGGCGGCCGGCCAGTCGTCGCGGCCGAGCCTCTCGCCCAGCCGGGCCAGGTCGGCCGGGCCCACGCCCCGCTCGGCGGCGCGCATCAGCAGGTCGCGTAGCTGACCGGCGAACGCCCGGGTCCGCAGGGCG is a window of Micromonospora sp. WMMD961 DNA encoding:
- a CDS encoding ATP-dependent DNA helicase; the encoded protein is MQAYRLVRRSGGPAREDDGVPGGSADGTVLPDPSTPAAGGVVGNGLADRDSGASGRRVDPVQAEVVGHTDGPMLVLGGPGTGKTSTLVEAVAARVAEGVDPERILVLTFGRRGATALRQRIEARIAQDGHRVLREPLVRTFPAYAFGLLRRAAAERGEPSPRLLTGPEQDLIIRELLDVVGEEPEDDPVGWPTDLRPALRTRAFAGQLRDLLMRAAERGVGPADLARLGERLGRDDWPAAARFLREYVAVLALRDVSNRGSIAYDPAELVRAATGLLRDDEELLAAERRRLAHVYLDELADTDPAQMELLSVIAGGGTSLVAFADPDSSTYAFRGADPAGVTTFPHRFRTASGAPAAQVLLTTSYRAGPDLLAAVARLGRRLRGPAAHRRLHPLPDAPPGTVEVHTFRSATSEAAWLAHSLRSAHLLDGVPWSRMAVLVRSTALQLPTLRRALHAAGVPTVVHGEDLPLHLQPAVAPLLLLLRCALEPDRLDEEAAVALLHSPLGGADPLAERRLRQGLRALALAGGDRRPSGELIVEALRDPAELADIDRRWAEPAQAVSGLLACARDAAARPGSTAEDVLWAVWHASNLAERWAGAIIQGRPAAGEGDLARRRRAEAADRDLDAVLVLFDAAARFTDRLPGARTEVFLDHVLAQDLPADTIAPTADRGAAVRLLTAHAAKGLEWDLVAVAGVQEGIWPDLRLRGSLLGSERLVDVLAGRSVDGATVANVVGQTSALLDEERRLFHVAISRARHRLLVSAVASAAVGGDDHEEQPSRFLHELVPSTPPRPPDGTRPPDGTGPPDGTRPPGPTAPPGPAAAPGPAAAPGPRRTDGDGAGSNGGMSGHGGAGDNGGAGGNGRAGDDAPADDLFNVGDGGAGDGGTDRDGGTGDGESDRPGALPVTRPPRALTLPALVAELRTAITDPAAPAGRRRAAAAELARLAAAGVPGAHPDDWWGLRALSDDRPLVDEGKPVRVTPSAMESALRCSLRWLLERHGGSGPTSTAQGVGNLVHAAAMLAEDASADRGALLDYVAARFDAIELAARWMAGPERERAEAMVDKLLRWLATNPRRLLAIEHEFAVRLDDPNRPVDLAGRVDRLEVDEAGRLVVIDLKTGKSTAVTGAELAEHPQLGAYQAAVEAGAFAEFGDESGGAALVQLGTSAKDAREQNQPAAGEGPAAGWATALVRRTADTMAAATFAAVANSKCRVCPVRTSCPVSGQGRQVVEPPTVRPSENP